One window of the Actinomyces procaprae genome contains the following:
- a CDS encoding permease prefix domain 1-containing protein: MDAIDTFLDAMFAPYPATPRLLEARRELHAMMEDAYADAVASGKSHNEAVGQVITDFGNLEELAPALGILPDLRDAAPQDGTAPAAPPMADSTPSDYPEVTLPEAQALAEARRSTGTLLGNGVALCVLAAVPLFTCIGLSQAGIGLVPWDEDQAAAVGVPLTLVMVALAVSLFIRRHQAFAGLTHLTDGKFTRNPVVSAWTARLRLEHEGVRTRALSIAVALWIMAPIPVSGSGILFQDSDDNAGPLLGMTLTLAMVAAGLRIFLPTTWASMTHTTLTQEGRPAEATPAWRNPEENPFTEAIAGPYWIGCLAIYLAWSFIRSDWEVSWMVWPIAGVLFGAIAAGEAGLRSWRSRRSVQTHP, from the coding sequence ATGGACGCCATCGACACCTTCCTAGACGCCATGTTCGCCCCCTACCCCGCCACCCCACGGCTGCTAGAGGCCAGGCGCGAGCTGCACGCCATGATGGAGGACGCCTACGCCGACGCCGTCGCCTCCGGGAAGTCGCACAACGAGGCGGTCGGCCAAGTAATCACCGACTTCGGCAACCTGGAGGAACTAGCGCCCGCCCTCGGCATCCTCCCGGATCTTCGCGACGCCGCACCGCAGGACGGCACCGCCCCCGCCGCCCCGCCCATGGCGGATTCGACGCCGTCGGACTACCCCGAAGTCACCCTGCCCGAGGCCCAGGCGCTGGCCGAGGCACGGCGCTCCACCGGCACCCTGCTCGGCAATGGCGTGGCCCTGTGCGTATTGGCGGCGGTACCGCTGTTCACCTGCATAGGCCTGTCACAAGCCGGCATCGGCCTGGTCCCCTGGGACGAGGACCAGGCCGCGGCGGTCGGGGTCCCCCTCACGCTGGTCATGGTGGCGCTGGCCGTGTCCCTGTTCATTCGCCGCCATCAGGCCTTCGCGGGCCTGACCCATCTGACGGACGGCAAGTTCACGCGCAACCCGGTGGTTTCAGCCTGGACCGCGCGACTGCGCCTGGAGCACGAGGGCGTGAGGACGCGGGCACTCAGCATCGCCGTCGCCCTGTGGATCATGGCTCCCATCCCGGTCTCGGGGTCCGGGATTCTCTTCCAGGACTCGGACGACAACGCCGGGCCCCTGCTGGGCATGACGCTCACCTTGGCCATGGTGGCCGCCGGCCTGCGCATCTTCCTGCCGACCACCTGGGCCTCCATGACGCATACGACCCTCACCCAGGAAGGACGCCCCGCGGAGGCCACCCCCGCATGGCGCAACCCGGAGGAGAACCCCTTCACCGAGGCAATCGCCGGGCCGTACTGGATCGGCTGCCTGGCCATCTACCTCGCCTGGTCCTTCATCCGGTCCGACTGGGAGGTCAGCTGGATGGTGTGGCCGATCGCAGGCGTCCTGTTCGGCGCGATTGCCGCCGGTGAGGCCGGCCTGCGGTCCTGGCGCTCCCGGCGATCAGTCCAGACTCACCCCTGA
- a CDS encoding mechanosensitive ion channel family protein, which produces MAFASAAVAAPLRALVTPAALGADTPSDSATSTATEAAETAEAVVEATADLLSLAWRVGLGVLIGIALVFVLVVVLRAMGRRRVVYAEVIRFTRTPMYATAALVGAFLGGQIAFFDLSQPDWVQFVLHALLIGIILSSTWVVVGIAKAVESSIVIGVRARGDVGRTKRITTQAQVLRRVAEVIIVICGLVGVAMTFPSARVAMASLLASAGLVSVVAGLAAQSTLGNLFAGIQLATTDAIRVDDVVVVNDEQGFIEEITLTYVVVRVWDGRRLIFPSTYFTQNPFANWSRRGSQLTGTFTIDLDWRVPVAALRAEVDRILSGSAVWDGRVASVDVTDTSDATVTVRVAVSGANNADVFTLQCQLREELVAWLQREAPYALPRTRVEVDHVDVAHDPTPEKVARLAEELVTLQKPNADGVEAVGEATAVQRPIADDPIEAARLRAVAKGRAKLRRSRRDKVRRRRILARDAARDGAVADGSDTPARPAADTAEATGVISTQEQQAYLDAYPPATDKSGAPDRGGKLGRLGIGKSSTDADEADD; this is translated from the coding sequence ATGGCCTTCGCATCCGCGGCAGTCGCCGCACCGCTTCGCGCCCTCGTGACACCAGCAGCACTGGGCGCCGACACGCCGTCGGACTCGGCGACATCCACGGCGACCGAGGCCGCCGAGACGGCCGAGGCCGTAGTGGAGGCCACGGCGGATCTGCTGTCGCTGGCCTGGCGGGTCGGCCTGGGTGTTCTCATCGGCATCGCCCTGGTGTTCGTCCTCGTGGTCGTGCTGCGCGCCATGGGGCGCCGCAGGGTGGTGTACGCAGAGGTCATCCGCTTCACCCGCACCCCCATGTACGCGACCGCCGCACTGGTCGGTGCGTTCCTCGGCGGGCAGATCGCCTTCTTCGACCTATCGCAGCCGGACTGGGTGCAGTTCGTGCTGCACGCACTGCTGATCGGCATCATCCTGTCCTCCACCTGGGTGGTGGTGGGAATCGCCAAGGCGGTGGAGTCCTCGATCGTGATCGGGGTGCGCGCCCGCGGCGACGTGGGGCGCACCAAGCGCATCACCACCCAGGCGCAGGTGCTGCGGCGCGTCGCCGAGGTCATCATCGTCATCTGCGGTCTGGTGGGTGTGGCCATGACCTTCCCCTCGGCGCGCGTGGCCATGGCCTCCCTGCTGGCCTCCGCCGGACTGGTCTCAGTGGTCGCCGGCCTCGCCGCCCAGTCGACCCTGGGCAACCTGTTCGCCGGCATCCAGCTGGCCACCACCGACGCCATTCGCGTCGACGACGTCGTCGTGGTGAACGACGAGCAGGGCTTCATCGAGGAGATCACCCTGACCTACGTGGTTGTGCGCGTGTGGGACGGGCGCCGCCTGATCTTCCCTTCCACCTACTTCACCCAGAACCCCTTCGCCAACTGGTCGCGCCGCGGCAGCCAGCTCACCGGCACCTTCACCATCGATCTGGACTGGCGCGTACCCGTGGCGGCACTGCGCGCCGAGGTGGACCGGATCCTGTCCGGATCGGCCGTGTGGGACGGTCGCGTCGCCTCCGTGGATGTCACCGATACCTCCGACGCCACGGTCACGGTGCGGGTGGCCGTCTCCGGTGCCAATAACGCCGACGTCTTCACCCTGCAGTGCCAGTTGCGCGAGGAGCTCGTCGCCTGGCTGCAGCGGGAGGCCCCCTACGCGCTGCCGCGCACCCGTGTGGAGGTCGACCACGTCGACGTCGCCCACGATCCCACTCCGGAGAAGGTCGCCCGCCTGGCCGAGGAGCTCGTCACCCTGCAAAAGCCGAACGCCGACGGCGTCGAGGCGGTGGGGGAGGCCACGGCCGTGCAGCGCCCCATAGCGGACGACCCGATCGAGGCCGCCCGCCTGCGCGCCGTCGCCAAGGGGCGGGCGAAGCTCCGCCGCTCGCGGAGGGACAAGGTGCGCCGCCGCCGCATCCTGGCCCGGGATGCGGCGCGGGACGGCGCCGTCGCCGACGGTTCCGACACGCCCGCCCGCCCGGCGGCGGACACTGCGGAGGCGACCGGCGTCATCTCCACCCAGGAGCAGCAGGCCTACCTGGACGCGTACCCGCCCGCCACCGACAAGTCCGGCGCACCCGACAGGGGCGGCAAACTCGGCCGGCTCGGCATCGGCAAGTCCAGCACGGACGCCGACGAGGCCGACGACTGA
- a CDS encoding PadR family transcriptional regulator — MISADAIRGYIDLIALTLLRDRPSYAYELAKTITEVAQGQYTIKQTTLYSALKRLEAAGLVSSFADTSESGKQRTYYRLTEAGAAHLNDKLAEWEDTKALIDRFALYAPTRPAPAKH, encoded by the coding sequence ATGATTAGCGCCGACGCCATCCGCGGCTACATCGACCTGATCGCGCTCACGCTGTTGCGTGACCGTCCGTCCTACGCCTACGAGCTCGCCAAGACCATCACCGAAGTGGCGCAGGGGCAGTACACCATCAAGCAGACCACGCTGTACTCCGCCCTTAAGCGCCTGGAGGCGGCAGGACTGGTCTCCTCATTCGCGGACACCAGCGAGTCGGGTAAGCAGCGCACGTATTACCGCCTCACCGAGGCCGGCGCCGCCCACCTGAACGACAAGCTCGCCGAATGGGAGGACACGAAGGCCCTCATCGACCGCTTCGCGCTGTACGCGCCCACCCGCCCCGCCCCCGCCAAGCACTGA